The genomic segment AATACGCTCGTGATCTTTTCGAGCGACAACGGTCCGCACGATGAAAGCAATCACGATCTGACCCGCTTCCGCCCGTCGGGCCCCTTCTCCGGCATCAAACGCAGCCTTACCGACGGCGGCATCCGAGTCCCGACGATCGCTTGGCAGCCGGGCACGGTTCGCTCCGGCATCGCGACGGATCATGTTGCCTACTTCGGCGACTTCATGGCGACGGCCGCCGAACTGGCCGCAGCCGAAGTGCCGAGCGGCTGCGATTCGATCAGCATCTTGCCGACCTTAACCGGCAAGCCAGAGGAACAACGAACGCACGAATTTCTGTATTGGGAGTTTCACGAAGGAGGCTTTAAGCAGGCCGCGCTTTATCAAGGTCGCTGGAAAGGGATTCGCACCACCGGCCCCACCGCCCCGATCGCGTTATACGATCTGAAACAAGACCTTGGCGAGAAGGTTGACGTCGCTGCCGAGCATCCCGATCTCGCGGCGAAGATCGGTGCTTACCTGACGACGGCTCGCACCGCTTCGCCCGAATGGGAGCCTCGTTGGTCGGTCGCACCGAAGAAGGCCGGCGGTTGATCGCCGCTTCGCGCTCTGCACAGGCAGTGCGTGCCTCGGCAAATGCTCGCTAAAAGGTAGACGCACGCTCCCCCGCGTGCTAGTTTGCCGTTTACCGCTACGTATGCGCCTCGCCTCTCGCCCCCCCCTTTTTTCGTTCAGGAGTCCGCTATGGATCAGCAAAGCTCTCCGCATTGCTCCGATTGCGAAGACCTCGATCGCCGTGGTTTTCTCGGCAGGTTAGGAATCGGCGCCATCGCCGGCGGCTTCGCGCCGTCGCTATTGCGCGCGGCCGATGCTCCGTCGACCGCGACGAAGACCGCCGCAGCCAAACCGGCCGAAGGTCTCATTCGCGAACTCTTCGGCACCCTTTCCGACGAGCAAAAGAAAACGCTCGTCTACGCTTGGGATCACGGCTCCGATGGCGGCATTCCCACGCGGCATCGCATGGTCAACGCGCCGCACTTCAACAAGACCATTGGGGCTTCGTATACCAAGCCGCAGCAAGAACTCTGTGAGCGGATCTTCCATTCCATCTGCTCCAGCGACGACGGCTATCACAAGTTGAGCCGCGGCGGACGCTTCGATGGTTCGAAGTCGTTCGACGGTTTGGGTGCTCATATCTTCGGCGATCCGAGCGGCGACGGTAAGTTCAGCTTCGTCTTCTCGGGCCATCACCTCACGATCCGTTGCGACGGCAACAGCGAACCGGCGACTGCCTTCGGCGGCCCGATGTACTACGGGCACAGCGCCGTCGGCTACAGCCCGGGCAACGTGTTCTTCTATCAGACGAAGGCCGTGCTCGGCGTCTACGGCGCGCTGGACGAAAAGCAGCGGAAGCTCGCGGTCGTCAAGAACAAGAACCCAGGCGAGCAGGCGGCCTCGGTGAAGTTCCGCCCGGAAAGCGAAGCCCGCCCCGGCATCGGCTACGGCGAACTATCGAGCGATCAGAAGGGGCTCGTCGAGCAAGTGATGCGCGACATTCTCGGCCCTTATCGCAAGGAAGACGCCGAGGAAGTGATGACGCTCGTCAAAGCCAACGGCGGTCTCGATAAGATGAACCTCGCCTTCTATCAAGAAGAGAAGGCCGACGAGAAGGAGCCTTGGAGCTTCTGGCGCCTCGAAGGGCCGGGCTTCGTTTGGA from the Planctomycetia bacterium genome contains:
- a CDS encoding DUF3500 domain-containing protein, which encodes MDQQSSPHCSDCEDLDRRGFLGRLGIGAIAGGFAPSLLRAADAPSTATKTAAAKPAEGLIRELFGTLSDEQKKTLVYAWDHGSDGGIPTRHRMVNAPHFNKTIGASYTKPQQELCERIFHSICSSDDGYHKLSRGGRFDGSKSFDGLGAHIFGDPSGDGKFSFVFSGHHLTIRCDGNSEPATAFGGPMYYGHSAVGYSPGNVFFYQTKAVLGVYGALDEKQRKLAVVKNKNPGEQAASVKFRPESEARPGIGYGELSSDQKGLVEQVMRDILGPYRKEDAEEVMTLVKANGGLDKMNLAFYQEEKADEKEPWSFWRLEGPGFVWNYRVLPHVHTFVHIAGKTV